One genomic window of Candidatus Omnitrophota bacterium includes the following:
- a CDS encoding DoxX family protein: protein MFIDKLQRTSAPASILLIRALVGAVFLSEGLQKFLFSSELGAGRFIRIGIPAPEFMGPFVGIVEIVCGTLVILGFFARPAALLLLINISVAILSTKIPILLGHGFWTFAPPKMDRFGFWSMAHEARTDFCMWLGSLYLILEGAGAWSLDARLARNRTNPPPSETASSSFIDE, encoded by the coding sequence ATGTTTATCGACAAACTGCAACGCACGAGCGCCCCGGCATCGATCCTATTGATCCGTGCGTTAGTAGGAGCGGTGTTTCTTTCCGAGGGTCTTCAGAAATTCCTATTTTCCTCCGAGTTGGGAGCGGGACGTTTTATTCGCATCGGCATTCCTGCGCCGGAATTCATGGGGCCGTTCGTCGGCATCGTCGAGATCGTCTGCGGAACGCTGGTTATCCTGGGATTCTTCGCGCGACCGGCGGCATTGCTGCTTCTTATCAACATTTCCGTGGCCATTCTTTCCACGAAAATTCCGATCCTGTTGGGGCATGGTTTTTGGACGTTCGCGCCGCCCAAAATGGACCGCTTTGGTTTTTGGAGCATGGCTCATGAGGCCCGGACGGATTTCTGCATGTGGCTTGGCTCGCTGTACCTGATCTTGGAGGGTGCAGGCGCATGGTCATTGGATGCCAGGCTTGCGCGCAACAGGACAAATCCGCCGCCATCCGAAACCGCTTCGTCTTCCTTTATCGACGAATAA
- a CDS encoding radical SAM protein — protein sequence MKPLVKIGLSLACYPQTDAAWSYVPPLGLGYLSSYVKKYAGGADFTVERRPEELIAHKPDFVGLTFVTFNYSYAAREARKIKEALGCPVICGGAHVSTMPSQLDLAFDLAVLGEGEETFSDLVRLWKERGAFRPEDLRKIPGLLFRREDGNLEQTPKRQAIEDLDRIPYPDRELIQDRWSCRGGLVNMMTSRGCPYDCSFCSTIHHWGRKFRHPSNEYVIREIEEIRVRWEPSEILIFDDLFNVDKKRVVELCRAIRERGLHEGTAFRCFVRANLLDDEVVAALASINNRVLNIGFESGSENMLAKLNKRGCHLSHNEEALRLGRKHGAAYSSCFIMGTPGETREDILANFDFVLSNTDVFDNVSFAPLQVMPMTQVWEWAKEIGVGEDNLTGIVLEPEDFDDEKHFFMAKWPYLNQKNIPREEFYVYYMIGKKMEKIVDEMTRMRRQIGGGDGRPDLKYISENVSFSSIAKEKVKRKLRALMPTRRDPLL from the coding sequence GTGAAGCCTTTGGTCAAGATTGGTCTCTCGCTCGCTTGTTATCCCCAGACGGACGCCGCCTGGTCTTATGTGCCGCCATTGGGATTAGGGTATCTCTCTTCCTACGTCAAAAAGTATGCGGGAGGAGCGGATTTCACGGTGGAACGCCGCCCGGAAGAATTGATTGCGCATAAGCCGGATTTCGTAGGATTGACGTTCGTTACTTTCAATTATTCCTACGCGGCGCGGGAGGCGCGCAAGATCAAGGAAGCGCTAGGCTGCCCGGTGATTTGCGGCGGCGCGCATGTATCGACCATGCCGTCGCAGTTAGATCTGGCGTTCGATCTCGCCGTGCTGGGCGAGGGAGAAGAGACTTTTTCCGATCTCGTGCGGCTGTGGAAAGAACGCGGCGCCTTTCGTCCGGAAGACCTGCGTAAAATTCCCGGCCTCTTGTTCCGCCGCGAAGACGGAAATCTGGAACAAACTCCCAAGCGCCAAGCCATCGAAGACCTGGACCGCATCCCATATCCCGATCGCGAATTGATCCAGGATCGCTGGTCTTGCCGCGGCGGACTGGTCAATATGATGACTTCGCGGGGATGCCCCTACGATTGCTCCTTCTGTTCCACCATCCATCATTGGGGACGCAAATTCCGCCACCCCAGCAATGAGTACGTCATTCGGGAAATCGAAGAAATCCGCGTTCGTTGGGAGCCGTCCGAAATCCTCATCTTCGACGATCTTTTCAACGTCGACAAGAAGCGGGTCGTCGAGCTGTGCCGGGCGATTCGAGAGCGCGGGCTGCACGAAGGGACGGCGTTTCGCTGCTTCGTGCGCGCCAATCTGCTCGACGACGAAGTGGTCGCCGCTCTCGCCTCGATCAACAATCGCGTGTTGAACATCGGCTTTGAATCCGGCTCGGAGAATATGCTGGCGAAATTGAACAAGCGGGGCTGCCATCTCAGCCACAATGAAGAAGCGCTGCGGCTGGGACGCAAGCACGGAGCGGCTTATAGTTCCTGCTTCATTATGGGGACGCCGGGCGAGACGCGGGAAGACATTTTGGCCAACTTCGATTTCGTGCTCTCTAATACCGACGTGTTCGACAACGTTTCCTTCGCGCCGCTGCAAGTGATGCCGATGACCCAGGTTTGGGAATGGGCCAAAGAGATCGGCGTTGGCGAGGATAACCTTACCGGAATCGTCTTGGAGCCGGAAGATTTCGATGATGAAAAGCATTTCTTTATGGCGAAATGGCCCTATCTCAACCAGAAGAACATCCCCCGCGAGGAGTTTTACGTCTATTACATGATCGGGAAGAAAATGGAGAAGATCGTCGATGAGATGACGCGGATGCGCCGCCAGATCGGCGGCGGCGACGGGCGTCCCGATCTGAAATACATTTCGGAAAACGTCTCCTTCTCCTCCATCGCTAAGGAAAAGGTCAAACGCAAACTGCGCGCGTTGATGCCTACGCGCCGGGATCCCCTACTGTAG
- a CDS encoding type II toxin-antitoxin system HicA family toxin, which produces MTGSEFVYKIKDLAYKRGKICRFIPERNKAGHGTLYYGARRTIVCHFKSQLKTGAYHAMLKQLDINPQDLR; this is translated from the coding sequence ATGACAGGTTCCGAATTCGTTTATAAAATAAAAGACTTAGCCTATAAACGCGGCAAAATCTGCCGATTTATTCCCGAACGCAATAAAGCCGGTCATGGAACGCTATACTATGGCGCCCGCCGGACTATCGTCTGCCACTTTAAAAGTCAATTGAAAACCGGCGCTTATCACGCCATGCTGAAACAACTTGATATCAATCCTCAAGACCTTCGTTAG
- a CDS encoding type II toxin-antitoxin system HicB family antitoxin, whose product MEWNRFVFPFSVIPDDIDGGFIVTFEDFPEAITQGETLEDCMLQAEDCLEEAIAARLSRNENIPLPSPPQQEQFLALISAPMAAKAALHLAMREANVDAIGLADKMRGDEKTMMRLLSPRYASRISLIESALKSLGKRLLISTTNADRSEYNS is encoded by the coding sequence ATGGAATGGAATCGTTTCGTTTTTCCATTTTCCGTAATTCCAGACGATATCGACGGCGGTTTTATCGTAACTTTTGAGGATTTTCCCGAAGCCATTACGCAAGGCGAGACGTTGGAAGATTGTATGCTTCAGGCGGAAGATTGCCTGGAGGAAGCCATTGCGGCGCGTTTGAGCCGAAACGAAAATATTCCTCTTCCTTCACCCCCTCAACAAGAGCAATTCCTCGCCCTTATCTCCGCTCCCATGGCGGCGAAGGCGGCCTTGCATCTCGCGATGCGGGAAGCGAATGTGGATGCCATCGGCCTGGCGGACAAGATGAGGGGCGATGAAAAAACAATGATGCGCTTGCTCAGTCCCCGCTATGCTTCAAGAATCTCCCTCATCGAATCCGCTCTTAAATCTCTAGGAAAACGACTCCTCATTTCCACGACAAACGCCGATAGAAGCGAATATAATTCGTAA
- the gatB gene encoding Asp-tRNA(Asn)/Glu-tRNA(Gln) amidotransferase subunit GatB, giving the protein MEYEPVAGLETHVELAPKSKVFSSAIAAFGGEPNTQVNPVCLGMPGTLPTLNRAAFEMSLKAALALQCSIPETTVFDRKHYYYPDLPKNYQISQEYQPLARNGNLRIYLKDGRTKDIRIHNIHLEEDAGKLIHQTYKSRPISLVDLNRAGTSLLEIVSQPDMESREEVEAYMNTMRSMLRYLEVSDCKMQEGSLRFELNLSLRPAGTKELGIKVEVKNVGSMKAVLRAYDYEIERQTEILEDGGRVIQETRLWDDERGETRPMRVKETAKDYRYFPEPDIPPIVLEWEYLQSLEASLPELREAKRQRFVKEFGIPDYDAGVLVEDKAVANYFEECCRLHPAPKTFSNWIMVYILRDLNEDFDITEHPIQPKHLAELAQLVEKGTINQNIAKKILSDIQETGKMPSEIVKEKGLEAVSDSGAIEQIVDEVLAENPGPVQDFKNGKDQTLNFLLGMAMRKSKGKANPELVKELIAKKVRG; this is encoded by the coding sequence ATGGAATACGAACCCGTTGCCGGATTGGAAACCCACGTCGAATTAGCCCCTAAATCGAAAGTCTTCAGCAGCGCCATTGCGGCTTTCGGCGGAGAACCGAATACGCAGGTCAATCCCGTATGCCTGGGAATGCCGGGGACGCTGCCGACCCTCAACCGCGCCGCTTTCGAGATGTCTCTGAAAGCGGCATTGGCGCTGCAATGCAGCATTCCCGAAACGACCGTCTTCGACCGCAAGCACTATTACTATCCCGACCTGCCAAAAAATTACCAGATTTCCCAGGAATACCAGCCGCTGGCGCGGAATGGGAATTTGCGCATTTATCTCAAAGACGGCCGGACGAAGGATATCCGCATACATAACATTCACTTGGAAGAAGACGCGGGGAAATTGATCCACCAAACCTATAAATCGCGCCCCATCTCTTTGGTCGATTTAAACCGGGCGGGAACCAGCTTGTTGGAAATCGTCAGCCAACCCGACATGGAAAGCCGCGAAGAAGTGGAAGCCTATATGAATACCATGCGCAGTATGCTGCGCTATCTCGAAGTGAGCGATTGCAAGATGCAGGAAGGCTCGCTGCGCTTCGAATTGAACCTTTCCCTCCGTCCCGCGGGAACGAAGGAACTGGGCATAAAAGTGGAAGTGAAGAACGTTGGTTCCATGAAAGCCGTTCTGCGGGCCTACGATTACGAAATCGAACGGCAGACGGAAATTCTGGAAGACGGCGGGCGCGTTATTCAAGAGACGCGGCTGTGGGACGACGAACGCGGCGAAACCCGCCCCATGCGCGTCAAAGAGACGGCTAAGGATTACCGCTATTTCCCCGAACCGGACATCCCGCCCATTGTTCTGGAATGGGAATACCTGCAGAGCCTGGAAGCCAGCCTGCCCGAATTGCGCGAAGCCAAGCGCCAGCGTTTCGTAAAAGAATTCGGCATTCCCGATTACGACGCGGGCGTGCTCGTTGAAGACAAAGCCGTGGCGAATTACTTCGAAGAATGCTGCCGCCTGCATCCGGCGCCTAAAACCTTTAGCAATTGGATCATGGTTTACATTCTGCGCGACCTAAACGAGGATTTCGATATTACGGAGCATCCCATCCAACCCAAGCATCTCGCGGAACTGGCGCAATTGGTGGAGAAGGGAACCATCAACCAAAACATCGCCAAGAAAATCCTGAGCGATATCCAGGAAACCGGCAAAATGCCATCGGAAATCGTCAAGGAAAAAGGGCTGGAAGCTGTCAGCGACTCTGGCGCGATCGAACAAATCGTCGACGAGGTTCTGGCGGAAAATCCCGGCCCGGTCCAGGATTTCAAAAACGGCAAAGACCAAACCCTGAACTTTCTCTTAGGCATGGCGATGAGAAAAAGCAAAGGCAAAGCGAATCCGGAATTGGTGAAGGAGTTGATTGCGAAGAAAGTGAGGGGATGA